A genomic window from Bubalus bubalis isolate 160015118507 breed Murrah chromosome X, NDDB_SH_1, whole genome shotgun sequence includes:
- the SASH3 gene encoding SAM and SH3 domain-containing protein 3 codes for MLRRKPSNASEKEPTQKKKLSLQRSSSFKDFAKSKPSSPVVSEKEFNLDDNIPEDESGVPTPEDAEKSGKKLGKKWRAVISRTMNRKTGKKMVKALSEEMGDTLEEGSASPTSPDCSLDSPGPERMSLAFSEQEERELPALSRQASTGSELCSPSPGSGNLGEESTAPQYTGPFCGRARVHTDFTPSPYDRDSLKLQKGDVIQIVEKPPVGTWLGLLNGRMGSFKFIYVDVLPEEAVGPARPSRRQSKGKRPKPKTLHELLERIGLEEHTSTLLLNGYQTLEDFKELRETHLNELNIMDPQHRAKLLTAAELLLDYDTGSEEAEEGTESGQEPAVSTVADPKVDIPRDSGCFEGSESGRDEAELAGTEEQLHGLSLSGAP; via the exons CTCTCCCTTCAGCGCTCCAGCAGCTTCAAAGATTTTGCCAAATCCAAACCCAGCTCCCCTGTGGTGAGCGAGAAGGAATTTAATCTGGATGATAAT ATTCCAGAAGATGAGTCAGGTGTGCCAACCCCAGAGGATGCTGAGAAGAGCGGCAAGAAGCTAGGGAAGAAGTGGAGGGCGGTGATTTCCCGAACCATGAATAGGAAGACGGGCAAGAAGATGGTGAAGGCCCTGTCAGAGGAGATG ggagatactctggaggagggctCAGCGTCCCCGACGTCTCCAGACTGCAGCCTGGACAGCCCCGGCCCTGAGAGGATGTCACTGGCTTTTTCTGAGCAGGAGGAGCGGGAGCTCCCAGCTCTCAGCCGCCAGGCCTCCACAG GCAGTGaactctgcagccccagcccAGGTTCTGGAAACCTTGGGGAGGAATCGACTGCACCGCAATACACGGGCCCCTTCTGTGGCCGGGCACGAGTCCACACTGACTTCACTCCCAGCCCCTATGACCGTGACTCACTGAAACTGCAG AAAGGAGACGTGATCCAGATCGTTGAAAAGCCGCCCGTGGGCACATGGCTGGGCCTGCTCAATGGCAGGATGGGCTCTTTCAAGTTCATCTACGTGGATGTGCTGCCCGAGGAGGCTGTGGGGCCTGCCCGCCCCAGCCGCCGACAGAGCAAGGGCAAGAGGCCCAAGCCCAAGACTCTGCATGAGCTGCTGGAGCGCATCGGCCTTGAG GAGCACACGTCCACTCTGCTGCTCAATGGCTACCAGACACTGGAGGACTTCAAAGAGCTACGGGAAACACACCTCAATGAGCTGAACATCATGGACCCGCAGCATCGGGCCAAGCTGCTCACGGCCGCCGAGCTGCTGCTGGACTACGACA CTGGCAGCGAGGAGGCAGAAGAGGGCACGGAGAGTGGCCAGGAGCCAGCGGTGAGCACAGTGGCAGACCCCAAGGTGGACATCCCACGTGACTCTGGCTGCTTCGAGGGCTCTGAGAGCGGGCGTGATGAGGCAGAGCTTGCGGGCACTGAGGAGCAACTGCATGGCCTCTCCCTGTCTGGGGCCCCTTGA